In Candidatus Paracaedibacteraceae bacterium, the genomic stretch CAGCTGCAGCAGCCGTGGCACAGGTTGCAAAAAATAACGACATCCCTTTATTTGCTAATGATTCAGAATCAGTCAAAGATGGCGCTCTTGCTGCTGTGGCTTATGATCGAATAGCCATGGGAGAGAAAACAGCCGAGATTGTTGGAGGAATTTTGTCCGGAAAATCAACAGGGGCTTATCCTGTTAGTCATGATGTTCCGTCAGAAATTGTCGTCAATCAGCAGACATTAGAAAAATTACACCTGACTATTCCCCCAGTATTGTCACAAAAGATCAGAGCCATCAGTGGATCCTAAAGCTTTTGACTCAATTCATCGCAAACTTTTGTGTTGGTATGACCAATATCAACGCATCCTTCCTTGGCGTGCAGCATCTGGTGAGAGACCAAACCCATACCATGTATGGTTAAGCGAAGTGATGTTACAGCAAACAACCGTTGCAACCGTAAAAGATTATTTTATCCGCTTTACACAACGTTGGCCAACTCTACAAGATCTATCACAGTCTTCATTGGATGATATCTATCATCAATGGCAAGGATTAGGCTATTATTCCCGCGCAAGAAACTTGCATGCCTGTGCCTTGGCTCTCTCAGAATTAAATGAGATTCCTAGGAATCCTGATGAATTAATCAAACTACCGGGTATTGGTGCTTATACGTCTGCGTCTATTGCATCTATCGCTTATGACTTTCCAATCATTCCCGTTGATGGGAATATCACACGTGTTATATCAAGACTTTTGGCCCTAAAAACACCCTTACCAAAGTTAAAAGATTTAATTTTTGATATTGTATCGCCTTACCAGCCCAATCGATCCGGAGATTTTGCTCAAAGTTTGATGGACTTAGGAGCAACAATTTGCACACCAAAAACGCCAAAATGCGACTCCTGTCCTATTGCGAAAGATTGTTTAGCCTATGCCCAAAATAAACAAAACCAAATCCCTGTCAAAGCCATCAAATCAAAAAAACCAACTCGCTATACTTATGCCTATTGGGATGAAAATCTGTCGAATGAAATTGCTTTGATCAAACGACCAGATCGGGGATTACTTGCTAATTTAATGAGTCTGCCAACCAGTGAATGGGTTGATTACGAAGAAGAACTCCCCCCGTTAACCCCCGGACAAATATTATTGGATGGGTATGTTAAACACGTTTTCACCCACTTCACATTAATCTTGCGGTGTGTCAAACAAGTCTCTCATTCAGAATATACTGGAACACGGTATCCTAGAGATTCTCTTAACAATCTGGCGTTACCAACGTTAATAACGAAAACATTAACCTATTACAAAATCATAGAACTAAATAGATAAATCAGTAATTCCAAACGTTGCAAGATAGGTCAATAGCTGATCTTGATCTAAGGGTTTAGAAAATAAATAACCCTGTCCATAGTGAGTACCAATAAATTTCAACATTTCGTGCTGATCTTTCGTCTCAATTCCCTCAACAAGTGTTTCAATCTTAAGGAAATGGGCTAGGTTTAAAATTGCTTCTAATATTTTTACTTTGCGTTCCGTTAAATTCTGGATAAATGATTTATCGATCTTAATTTTATCAACAGGGAAATGGCTTAAATAATGCAAGGATGAATAACCCACCCCGAAATCATCAATAACAATTTTAAATCCCAGGTCCTGAAGTTCTGTTAGCTGAGATAAAGCAGGAGCAAGGGGATTTAAATCTATTTCTTCGGTAATCTCAAGCTCTATATCCTTAGGGGACAACTGAAATTGAGCGAGCTTATTTTGAATTGTATGAATAAGTTTGCCTGAGATAAATTGTTGGCCGTTGATATTAATAGATAATTTTAACTGTAACCCTTTAGTTTGCAGATCTTTTAATGTAGAAAAAGCTTGATCAAAAACGATATCCGCCAGTGTATCCATTGCATTTAATCGTTCAATAATTGGCAGAAAATCAAACGGCGATATGGGACCAAATTCCGGATGTGTCCAACGGATAAGAGCTTCTATCCCAACAGGTTTTAGTGTGACTAAATCAATTAACGGTTGATAGACAACAAACAACTCTTTTTTTAAAAAGGCTTGCTTTAAATCACTTTCTAAACGTGTCGCATATAAAAGCTTGCTTGCTTCTTCGTAACCATAATACTCAATAAATCCGTGTCCCTTGCGTTTAGCAATAGCAAGAGCTGATTGAGCTTGATCATAAAACTGAAAAGGATCAACCGAAATTGAATCGGTAATAACAACCCCCACATCAATACTGACAACCAAATTTTGAGCAGCAAAATAACTCGTGACTTGCTGATAAAGGGAATTTAGTTGTTGTGAAAATAAATTTTTATCATGAATATCATCAATAATGAGAGCCATTTTCATGGTGGAGTAAGAATATAAGTGCCATTTAGGGGGTAAAGTATTTTTTACCGGTGCATAAAGTTTTTTGATACATTGCGCAACACGGTGCCGGTTAAACGGATTCGAGTCATAGGTTTCCAAATTTAATAAACAAAGACCTGAATTTGTCTCGAGAATAAAAGCACGATTTAAATGATCACCAATAATTTCTATAAATTGCGATTGGCTTAGATGAGCCTGAAGGTTGCTTGTATGTTGTTCAGATAACTCATAACGTGTTTTCTGTAGTTCCAAACATTTTCTGACTAAATCTAGAAAATCAGCGTTCGATCCTTGATCATAAAAATAAACCCAATCTCGAGCTGATGGGGAAACAGAGTCTGGATCTTCTATTCCAGACAAACAGACAACAGGAATTCGTTGAGGTAAAATATTAAGAATGACAGAATTTACCTGCGGAACATATAATATCAGATGAACAGGAACATTCGATGTTAAAGAACGATTGATATATTCAGGAATAATCTCAAAACTAAAAACAGAATCAATATGGACTTCTTCAGCATTTATTTTTAGGTTTTTCAATGTCTCTCTGATGTTAAGATGATCCCTCAAATGAGGGGAATAAGATAAAATTCTGAGCATAATTTCTCCCCATTTTTAGAATAAACAAATAAGGTTAATTAAAAGTTTAAAATACAATTGCTGGAAAATTTTCTAAAAATGTCCTATAAATGGCAATATGTAATAAAAAGGGTATTTGAAAATGAATAAAATTATGCAATCTGCGCTTATCGCAACGGCCATAATGAGCCAAGCAAGCGCAGGAAATTGGAACTCCGGCCTGCGTATTAGTACGTTGGGGATCGCCGGTGAAGTCGGTTATCATTTTAATGAAACTTTTGGTCTTCGCCTCCAAGGTACATGGTGGGAACATTTCCGCAAAACCATGTCTTTCGATGGTGTAAAATATCATGATGTCAGATTTCGCCCAGTAACCGTTACCTTGTATGCTGATTGGTATTTCTATACGAATTGGTGGCGCTTGAGCATTGGTGGCGGTTATAATGCAACCAAAATTCGCTTAAACAGAGATTTTTCAAATGATCCAAATCCTCTACGACAAGCTTTGGGTTATACTCATGGTCGATATCGTTATAAAAATCCAATCAGTTATTACGTTGGAACAGGTTTTGACTTTCGTAAACTTGGCGGATCAAACTGGACACTAACCATGGATGCGGGTATTTATTTCATGAGTAAAGTTAGCGCTAAAGTAACAGCTAATGGACCAGCACAAGCTAGTGAAGAGGCTATGCGCAAACTTAGATACGGTGCAGAAGAACTATTGAATGATAAAAAGTATCTTCGAACTTATCCTGCTATTAGCATTGGATTCAAATACGAATTTTAATCGTTTTCTGATAGCATCGGACGAATCAGTTCAAAACGATTCCTGAGAATCGCTAGAAGATCGTTATCACGATTATCAGCAGGAAGTTCTTTTAAAACACGCTGAGATGCTGGTTTCAGCATAAAACTGCCTTTGCGAATTTCGTCTAATACATTTTCAGATAATGACGATGACCCGGCTCGGGTTGTCGTCTTTTTTAACCCACTTAAATCTTCTGCCAACTGATTCGTAGTTAAAGGTGTTGGTTTTTTTAGTTTCTGTGCACGATCTTTCGTCAGGTGTTTTAATTTTAACGACGGTGACTGTGGTGGTTTTGGAATAAAAGATACAACACTGGATGGTAGTGGGGGTGCCGGTGGCGGTGGAGTACCTGTCCCCTTTTCCGCATTATTCATTAGTTTTTCTGCAGCATCCTCAATCATTCGTGTTCGTTCAGAGACCAAAGAAAACATCTCATGATAGTTATGGTCAAGTTTTATTCCCAATTCAACAGCAAGCAACTCAAAGGCAAGAATAGCATGATAATGGGATGGGATTTTACTCCAAAACTGATATCTAGATATAGGGGCTTTTTCATGGTCAGCAACAAGACATTCTAATTGATAATCAAAATAACGCTTCATTATTTTTTTGACGGAAGCTTGGTCTCCTAAGAATGTACTGAATAGGAATCGCTGAAACTTACCCTGGAGTCGCCTAACCTCTTGATCTAATGCAGAACTAGGGTCTTTCCAAAATTTTGACGCTGTATCTGATATCTCTTTCCAGTCATAGGAATGATGCTCTTCCATCGTCGACATGATGGCACTGCTGATCATTCGTGTGTAAATACTTTGATCGGATTCATGGCTACTTGCCGGAGAGTACCCCAATAAACATAAAGTTATGAAGCTGAATACAAAATATTTCATTGGCTTCACCTTAATCAAAAGTATGAATATATATTCAGTATTACTTAGTAAAATTAACAATTCATTAATTAATATATTTTTTTGACAGATTTCAAATTAAACAATTGAAATCAGTTACTTTAACTCTTAAAAAGTTAACACAACTATATTGATCATCCCTTGAAGAATACAGAATTAAACCGCATACTAAAGCAATATGAATAAAAAATTATGAGAATCATGATCGTTCTGGGCATAACAGGATCCATGGCTTCTGGAAAATCAAGCCTCACGCATCGCGCCAAGGTGATCTTAAAGGCTCCTGTCTGGGATGCTGATCGTGAAGTTCAAACCTTATATAAAAAAAAAGCAATCCGGCAAAAAATTGTCACTCTTTTCCCTTTATGTATGACTCAAGGGTCACTGGATCGTCAATTGCTGAGAAATACCATTGCACAAAACCCCAATGATCTAAAAAAACTTGAGGCCATTCTCTACCCTGAGTTGTCTATTTCACGGGAAAAATTTTTATCGTTTCATCAAAAAAAGCGCTCTCCTTTTGTTATCTTAGACATCCCCTTACTTTTTGAGAAAAATCTAGAGTCCTTGTGTGATTGGGTAATCCTAACTCAAAGTCAGAATTGGTTAATCCGTCAACGCATTCTAAGGCGAACAAATATGACAGCTGACTTAATGGAGAGCTTACTCTCCAAACAAATGCCCCAAATTGAAAAACAACACCGGGCAGATTTTGTGGTTGATTCTGG encodes the following:
- a CDS encoding A/G-specific adenine glycosylase, encoding MDPKAFDSIHRKLLCWYDQYQRILPWRAASGERPNPYHVWLSEVMLQQTTVATVKDYFIRFTQRWPTLQDLSQSSLDDIYHQWQGLGYYSRARNLHACALALSELNEIPRNPDELIKLPGIGAYTSASIASIAYDFPIIPVDGNITRVISRLLALKTPLPKLKDLIFDIVSPYQPNRSGDFAQSLMDLGATICTPKTPKCDSCPIAKDCLAYAQNKQNQIPVKAIKSKKPTRYTYAYWDENLSNEIALIKRPDRGLLANLMSLPTSEWVDYEEELPPLTPGQILLDGYVKHVFTHFTLILRCVKQVSHSEYTGTRYPRDSLNNLALPTLITKTLTYYKIIELNR
- a CDS encoding EAL domain-containing protein; the encoded protein is MLRILSYSPHLRDHLNIRETLKNLKINAEEVHIDSVFSFEIIPEYINRSLTSNVPVHLILYVPQVNSVILNILPQRIPVVCLSGIEDPDSVSPSARDWVYFYDQGSNADFLDLVRKCLELQKTRYELSEQHTSNLQAHLSQSQFIEIIGDHLNRAFILETNSGLCLLNLETYDSNPFNRHRVAQCIKKLYAPVKNTLPPKWHLYSYSTMKMALIIDDIHDKNLFSQQLNSLYQQVTSYFAAQNLVVSIDVGVVITDSISVDPFQFYDQAQSALAIAKRKGHGFIEYYGYEEASKLLYATRLESDLKQAFLKKELFVVYQPLIDLVTLKPVGIEALIRWTHPEFGPISPFDFLPIIERLNAMDTLADIVFDQAFSTLKDLQTKGLQLKLSININGQQFISGKLIHTIQNKLAQFQLSPKDIELEITEEIDLNPLAPALSQLTELQDLGFKIVIDDFGVGYSSLHYLSHFPVDKIKIDKSFIQNLTERKVKILEAILNLAHFLKIETLVEGIETKDQHEMLKFIGTHYGQGYLFSKPLDQDQLLTYLATFGITDLSI
- the coaE gene encoding dephospho-CoA kinase (Dephospho-CoA kinase (CoaE) performs the final step in coenzyme A biosynthesis.), which codes for MRIMIVLGITGSMASGKSSLTHRAKVILKAPVWDADREVQTLYKKKAIRQKIVTLFPLCMTQGSLDRQLLRNTIAQNPNDLKKLEAILYPELSISREKFLSFHQKKRSPFVILDIPLLFEKNLESLCDWVILTQSQNWLIRQRILRRTNMTADLMESLLSKQMPQIEKQHRADFVVDSGAGHHHTWIQFIKILEHLKL